In a genomic window of Caloenas nicobarica isolate bCalNic1 chromosome 1, bCalNic1.hap1, whole genome shotgun sequence:
- the CLDN14 gene encoding claudin-14 — MASSAVQLLGFSLSLLGLIGTLIATILPHWWRTAHVGTNIITAVAYMKGLWMECVWHSTGIYQCQVHRSQLALPRDLQAARAMMVISCVLSALACVIAVIGMKCTQCAKGTSAKASIAVSGGIVFILAGLVCLVPVSWTTNDVVMDFYNPMLPSGMKYEIGQALYLGFVSASLTILGGALLCTSSQCRGNETPYQAQPSGVRRTAPSYRPPTVYKGNHASSLTSASHSGYRLNDYV, encoded by the coding sequence ATGGCAAGCTCGGCAGTTCAGTTACTTGGCTTCTCTCTAAGCCTGCTCGGCCTAATTGGGACATTAATTGCTACTATTCTGCCACACTGGTGGCGCACGGCACACGTAGGCACCAATATTATAACAGCTGTGGCCTATATGAAAGGGCTTTGGATGGAGTGCGTCTGGCACAGCACCGGCATCTACCAGTGCCAAGTCCACCGCTCCCAGCTGGCGCTGCCCCGTGACCTCCAAGCCGCCCGTGCCATGATGGTAATTTCCTGCGTCCTTTCCGCGCTGGCTTGTGTGATTGCTGTCATCGGTATGAAGTGCACGCAGTGTGCCAAGGGGACTTCTGCCAAAGCCTCCATCGCCGTCTCCGGGGGGATCGTTTTCATCCTGGCCGGTCTCGTTTGCCTCGTACCTGTTTCTTGGACCACTAACGACGTCGTTATGGATTTCTACAACCCCATGCTTCCTAGTGGGATGAAGTACGAGATCGGTCAAGCTCTTTACCTTGGCTTCGTCTCCGCGTCTTTGACAATCCTCGGTGGGGCTCTGCTGTGCACATCAAGCCAGTGTCGTGGGAACGAGACACCTTACCAGGCGCAGCCCAGTGGCGTAAGAAGGACTGCTCCCTCCTATAGACCACCAACTGTCTACAAGGGAAACCATGCTTCTTCCCTGACATCTGCTTCCCATAGCGGCTACAGATTAAATGACTATGTGTGA